AGCACCAAGCAAGATATAAAGCAAATTTATAAAACTATTGTTTGTGAGTGTGAGCCTAAAAATTTCGTCGTTGCTTGCTTGCAGGGCGATTTGGAGCTTGATCTAAAAGCGCTTGCTCATGCGTGTGGTGCCAAACGCTGCGAACTTATAAATTTAAAAGACTTAGAAAAGATCACTGGCTACATCAGGGGCGGCTGCTCACCGCTTGCTATGAAAAAACACTTTGCAACATTTATCGATGAGCGAGCAAAAGAGCAAGAGTATGTGCTAGTAAGCGCTGGAGTAAGAGGCAAACAGATAAAAATAGATCCAAATGATCTTTTAAAGGCTTGCGAGGCAAGTTTTGCCAATATTGCTAGGCTAGCTCTTTAAAAACTCTATAAATTTAAACTTCTCGCCTAAAAACTCGGGTGAGAGTAGAAATTTCGCCTGTTTAGCTGCATTTTCATAGGCTTGCTTGCTACCCTTTTCAAGTACTAAAGATAAAATTTCATCCACGCCAAGATCATTAAGTAAAGCATCATTTTGTTTTTTAAATTTAAGTATCTTAAAGCCAGCCTCACTAAAAGCGTATTCAACTTGTTTAAAGCAAAGACTATAGGTCAGATCTGAAGCTTTAAAATATGGCGCAAGGTTTGAAATTTCAAACAAAGAAAGAACTTTATGATCTTTAAAGACCCTTAAGCTAAACTCATTTTTTGGCTCAAATTCACCGTAGTCAAAGCTTAAAAACCTAACCTTTTTTGCTGCATTTGCAAGCTGGGCTGCAAATTTAGCGTAGCTAGTTGATATCTCGCCCTTTTTTATCCCGAATTTCTTTGCCAAGTCTAATAAATTTTGATCAGCTTTTTGCCAGTAAAATTTTAGCTCACTATCCACAAAAAGCATATTTTCGCCATCTATCGCCTCACAGCTAAATGCGTCAAGCAGCTCATTTGAGATGACAAAAATTTCTTCAAATAAACACTCATTTAAATTTTTATAATGCCTTATTTTGACATCATTACCAAAGCGCTTTGTGAAAGTTTCAAGCTGCTTTTCCCTTAAATTTTCATGAGGCTCAATGATAATAAACTCTAAATTTTTTAAGATCTCTGGCTCGAGTGTAAAAATTCCTTGAACAAAATCAGCTAGCATTTCACCTGAGTTTGCGCCGATCTCCACAACCTTACAAGAGCTAGAAATTTCGCCTTTTCTAAGCAGCTTTAAAAAGTAGTTTGCAAGGCAAGCACCAAAGAAATAGCCAACGCTTACATTTGTATAAAAATCGCCCTTTTTGCCGATATCTACGCCGAATTTATAGTAGTTTTCATTGGCCCAAATATCAAAAAACTCGCTAAATTTCATAGATCAGGTAACTTCCAACCTCTATAAAATGCAAGCATCCTAACTGTAATGCCAGCAGCAAGCAAGAGCATAGTAAAAAATATATTGGTTAGACCTAGATGATATAGCACAAAGTAAGCAAGCCCCACACCAAGACTTATCGTGCCGTAAAGTCCAGTGCGTAAAAACCATGGAATTTCGTTTAGCAAAATATCTCTTAAGATACCGCCACCAACGCCGTTAAAAAAGGCGATCATCATGACGCCAAAGATATTGTAGCTATACTCGATGGCAACCATCGCACCAACAATCGAAAAACAGATAACATCGATCGCATCGGCGAAGATAAATACAAATTTTCGCTCCAAACCTTCTCTTTTTATGTGTAAATTTGCCGCTCTTGAAACAATCAACATAAAAATAACAACGCTTACTGGCATATAGTGCGTAAATGAATAAACTGCCCTGCTAACGAGCATATCACGCATGATACCGCCACCAAGCGCAGTCAAAAATGCAGACAAAAAGACTCCAAGCCAGTCGCACTCCTTTTTTACTGCAAATAAAAACCCGCTAAGTGCAGCTGATGCGATACCGACGTATTCGACAAAAAGTATTAAACTCATATTTTTTCCTTAAAAGGTCGCATTTTATAATGAACTCTCATAAAAAATCATTAATAATATTTTTACCATTAGTTTATTTTAGGCTATAATAACGAAAAATTTAAGGAAGGAATTTTAATGAAAAGACTATTAATAATATTTCTTGCTGGTTTATTTTTCACGCCAAACTTAAACGCTGATGTGATCCAAAATCAAAAGCTAAAAAATGCAATAAATATTTTAAATGCTTTTGGTGCGAGAAATTTAAAGCCAAACACTAAATTTGAAGGCATAAAAGCAATCGCCATAATCCCTGATGTAACAAAAGCAGGCGCTATCGTTACTGGCTCAAAAGGTAAAGGCGTATTTATCGCTAAAAACGATGATGGTGAATGGTCAAGCCCATTTTTTGTAAATTACACATCTGGAAGCATAGGCTTGCAGATTGGTTACAGCTCAGCTGACATGATCATCTTATTTAAAAATTCAGAAGCTTATGCAAATTTATTTAATGCAAAAGATACGATCAGTCTAAAAGCAGAAGCAACTGGTGGCGTTGGTAATGAAGTAGCGATCACAAGTGATTTGCCTGAAATTTCAGCATTTGCTGAGGAGCGTGGCAAGACAAGTGGTGCTTTTGTAGGAGTTAGCTTAGATGTAGCAAGGCTAAAAATAAACAGACAAGATACAAATGATTACTATGAGCGAATGTATGATTTTGAAAATATCTACAACAATAGCCCAAAAGCTAGTAAATACACACTAAAATTTAAAGAAATAATCTCAAAATATTTCTTATAGCTCAAATTTCTTGGCTCATTAATTGAGTCAAGAGCTCTTTTTATTTTTACTTTTTTGATTAATTTTATAGAAGTTATGGCTTAGCTTTTTGCTAAACCATAAATAATGAAATAAAGCGTTTTTTAGGGATTGGAGAAAATTGAGTCATATACTCAAACGCTTCTTCGTAATCGCCATCTGTATATTGTGCAACTTGCTCGATAAGCTCGTAAAGCTCCTCATCGTCCATAGAATCAAAACTGCCTCTATTTTCTAAAACCTCTAACAAAACGGCGTCTAATTCAAGCTCGTCGTAAGTCATTTTATTCCTTAATTTTGATTTAAAAAATGCGACACTATACCAAAACAATCTTATAAAATACTTTACTTGAAATTCGTAAGAAATTTTATGCTTTTTTTATAAGTAAAGTTGTAAAATCCTTATATTCATTATCATTTTAGTTAGGTTTTTGTGGATAATTTTGAACTATTTTATAAGCATTTTAAAGAGTTTTTAGAAGCCTTTGGGCAGAAAAGCTCAGAGTTAAAAGAACAAATTTTGCATGTACTTTTCATTAGCAACTCTCATCTAAGTGCTCAAGAAATTTCTTCAGAAATTTACAAAATCCACAAGAATGAAATTTCAATGACATCAATTTATTCTTTTTTAAATTTTCTCGAAATGCATCATCTTGCAAATTGTTTTGAAGAGAATGGAGTAAAGAAATTTGAACTAAATTTAAAATCATCGCACGATCATTTGATATGTGAAATTTGTGAAAAGATAGTTGATTTTGAAGATGAGATAATAGAGCAAAGGCAAGAGCAAATTTGCAAAGAAAAAAATTTTAGCGAGCAGTCGCATACAATGATACTTTATGGTATTTGCAGTGATTGCCAAGAGAAAAATGAAAATTAAATTTTATCATTTCATTTTACTTTTTGATAATGAAAAACAAAAAAATTTCAGATTTATTTAAGCTGTGAAATAGATAATACGCAATTAAAAAAGGATGAAAATGGATATAAAAACACAAACTTTAGCACAAGTTGCAAGCTATTTTTCAATGATAGCTCACACAAACGGCAGACTAAGAGTAAGAGTTAGTCCAAAGATAAAAGAGCTAAGTAGTAGCGTAAATTTAGCTAGCTTAGATGATGTGATAGCTCAGATAAATGGTATAAAAAATGTAAAATTTAACAAGCTAATCGGCTCTGTAACGATCGAATATGATCATGAAATTTTTCCAAAAAACCTTTGGGAAGATCTTTTAAAAGGGCAAAATTTAGAAGAGATTTCAACTAGAGTAAATGAAGTTGCAAAAGAAGTGAAATATGCTTAATGAACTTTTAAATGCATCATATACCAGCGAAAAGAACGCACTTAGCTTATATGAAATTTTAGCTTCATTTGGTGATGTTTTTAACGAGATCACAAATATCAGAAAAAATGCGATCATCTTGATAGAAAAATTTGCGAGTGCTCATGATTATGAGCTTGCTTGCGAAAATGAAGCTATATTTTTGCCAGCAAAAAATAAAGAAGATGCGCTAATACAAGCTTTAAACTACGAGTTAGAGCTAAATAAAATGTATGAAAAATTTTGTGAAAGCTTAGATGATGAAGAGCTAAAAGATCTATTTTTTAGACTTTGGGCTACTTCAAATAACGAATACGTCGCCTCTTTAAAGCAACGCTTAAAAGAAATTTATAGTGGCTGTGAAATAAAAAATGAGCTAAATTTAAATGAAATTTCACAAAATTTTGAGCAAAATGGCATAACAAATATTTTAGAAAACTATCAAAACGACTTTAATGAGATAACTAAAAGCTTGCAAAATATCGCGAGTGGCAAAGCTGATAAAAGCGAGTTAGCAAAGATAACCAACAATCCAAATTTCTCGTTTTTTAGCGGACTTGCGCTTGGAGCATTAGGCATTTCAGTAGTTAGCAAAAATTTTAATAAGGATGAAGAAAATGAATAATTTACAAAATCAAACAAAGAAAGGATTTAAAATGGCATTACCATTTTTAGCAGGTTTAGCAGTAGGCGGTTTAGCAATAGCTGCTTGGAATAAAAGAGATAAGATCAAAGAGTACGCCCAAGATGGCTTAGATAAAGGCAAAGAGGCTGCAAAAGATCTTTACAAAAAAGGTAAAAGTGTTGCAAAAGATGCAAAAGACTTTATAGTAAAAGAAGAGAAAAAAGTAAAACGTGGTGCTAAAAAAGTAGAAAAAGAGGCTGAAAAAGTGGCAAAGAAAACAAGAAAACCACGCGCTAAAAAGCCAACTACTCCAAAAGCTATCACACCAAACGATATAGCATAAGGATAGAGAATGCAAGAAAATAGTCTTTTTACACTTTCAAGCACAAGACTTCCATTTGATCACTTCATCAGCGGTGCTTTAATCGCTGGCATGGGTGCAGCTGCACTTGGCTTTAGCGACTATCTAAATAATAGAGCAACTAAAAAAGATGTTGCTAAAAAGATAGCAAAATACGCTGTAACTGGTGGTTTCGTAGGTGCTGTTGGCATTCATGCTTCAAATTTAATAGCACAAAAAAAATATCTAAATGCAGCAGCTTTTACAGCAGCTGGCATCGGCGGTCTTTTGATAGCAGAAAAACTAATAAAATTGGAGAGTAAATAATGAACAACCCTTACATCAATGAAGAAAACGTAGCAAGTGAGACTGTAGCTAACAATGCAGCAGCTACTCAGCCAAGCGCAATCGATAATGCAATAAACAATGCAGCTCAAAATTTGCCATTTGTACCTGAAAATTTTAATGCTGCTGGCTTTGTAAAAGGTCTAGTTTTAGGTGGTATCGCAGCTTATGTACTAACTAATCCAAAAGCACAAGAGTGCGTATTTAAAGCGATTATCAAAGGTGGCGAGCTTATAAATGCTGGCATAGAAGAACTAAAAGAGCGTTTTGAAGATGTCAAAGCAGAACTTGACTCACAAAAATAAGATCACTCTAGCTCACAAGAGTAAAAATAGAGCGAGGTTTATTTGCGAGAGCCTAAACGCTAGAAGCGACGTCAGTGCTATCGAGGCTGCGATCTCGGAACGAACTGATGCACTAAGTGTTCGTGTAAATAAATACGCAAAAAGTATTGTTGTCGAGTTTGATAAAAGCTATGAGAAAATTTTAGATTTTATAAAAAGCTATGATTTTCCAACAAAGGCAAAAGATCCAAATTTGCCAAGCAAGGCAAATATCTATAAGGCTGCTACTGCACTTGGCATAACGCCATTTATGAGTAATAAAACTCTAAAATCAGCCGTGACTCTTTATGCCACAGCGCCAAATTTAATAGAGGGTGCAAAAGAGCTAAGGCATGAGGGCGTCACTTCAAAAGTACTTGAGGCAACTGCCATTGGTACTAGCCTAGCAATGGGCGATCATTTAGCAGCAAATAGCACAAATTTGATGATAAATATCGGCGAATATATGGAAGAAAGTGCTAGCCACAGAAGTGATGATCTCATCAAAGAGCTAGCAAAACCAAATATCGAAGAAGTCTGGGTCGAGAGAAATTTAAATGGTGAAAAGACGCTTGAAAAGGTAAAAACCGAAAATTTAAAAAAGGGCGACATCGTAGTAGTCGGAGCTGGTGAGACGATAGGCGTTGATGGTTATATCGTTGAAGGCAACGCCGACGTAAATCAAGTCTCAAT
This is a stretch of genomic DNA from Campylobacter concisus. It encodes these proteins:
- the ybaK gene encoding Cys-tRNA(Pro) deacylase codes for the protein MIHKTNAARALDKLKINYEILEYEVDLNDLSAIHVAASTKQDIKQIYKTIVCECEPKNFVVACLQGDLELDLKALAHACGAKRCELINLKDLEKITGYIRGGCSPLAMKKHFATFIDERAKEQEYVLVSAGVRGKQIKIDPNDLLKACEASFANIARLAL
- a CDS encoding SAM-dependent methyltransferase — protein: MKFSEFFDIWANENYYKFGVDIGKKGDFYTNVSVGYFFGACLANYFLKLLRKGEISSSCKVVEIGANSGEMLADFVQGIFTLEPEILKNLEFIIIEPHENLREKQLETFTKRFGNDVKIRHYKNLNECLFEEIFVISNELLDAFSCEAIDGENMLFVDSELKFYWQKADQNLLDLAKKFGIKKGEISTSYAKFAAQLANAAKKVRFLSFDYGEFEPKNEFSLRVFKDHKVLSLFEISNLAPYFKASDLTYSLCFKQVEYAFSEAGFKILKFKKQNDALLNDLGVDEILSLVLEKGSKQAYENAAKQAKFLLSPEFLGEKFKFIEFLKS
- a CDS encoding trimeric intracellular cation channel family protein, which codes for MSLILFVEYVGIASAALSGFLFAVKKECDWLGVFLSAFLTALGGGIMRDMLVSRAVYSFTHYMPVSVVIFMLIVSRAANLHIKREGLERKFVFIFADAIDVICFSIVGAMVAIEYSYNIFGVMMIAFFNGVGGGILRDILLNEIPWFLRTGLYGTISLGVGLAYFVLYHLGLTNIFFTMLLLAAGITVRMLAFYRGWKLPDL
- a CDS encoding lipid-binding SYLF domain-containing protein, which codes for MKRLLIIFLAGLFFTPNLNADVIQNQKLKNAINILNAFGARNLKPNTKFEGIKAIAIIPDVTKAGAIVTGSKGKGVFIAKNDDGEWSSPFFVNYTSGSIGLQIGYSSADMIILFKNSEAYANLFNAKDTISLKAEATGGVGNEVAITSDLPEISAFAEERGKTSGAFVGVSLDVARLKINRQDTNDYYERMYDFENIYNNSPKASKYTLKFKEIISKYFL
- a CDS encoding Fur family transcriptional regulator, giving the protein MDNFELFYKHFKEFLEAFGQKSSELKEQILHVLFISNSHLSAQEISSEIYKIHKNEISMTSIYSFLNFLEMHHLANCFEENGVKKFELNLKSSHDHLICEICEKIVDFEDEIIEQRQEQICKEKNFSEQSHTMILYGICSDCQEKNEN
- a CDS encoding HMA2 domain-containing protein, whose protein sequence is MDIKTQTLAQVASYFSMIAHTNGRLRVRVSPKIKELSSSVNLASLDDVIAQINGIKNVKFNKLIGSVTIEYDHEIFPKNLWEDLLKGQNLEEISTRVNEVAKEVKYA
- a CDS encoding ferritin-like domain-containing protein, encoding MLNELLNASYTSEKNALSLYEILASFGDVFNEITNIRKNAIILIEKFASAHDYELACENEAIFLPAKNKEDALIQALNYELELNKMYEKFCESLDDEELKDLFFRLWATSNNEYVASLKQRLKEIYSGCEIKNELNLNEISQNFEQNGITNILENYQNDFNEITKSLQNIASGKADKSELAKITNNPNFSFFSGLALGALGISVVSKNFNKDEENE
- a CDS encoding oxidoreductase, encoding MNNPYINEENVASETVANNAAATQPSAIDNAINNAAQNLPFVPENFNAAGFVKGLVLGGIAAYVLTNPKAQECVFKAIIKGGELINAGIEELKERFEDVKAELDSQK